A single genomic interval of Gossypium raimondii isolate GPD5lz chromosome 11, ASM2569854v1, whole genome shotgun sequence harbors:
- the LOC105761749 gene encoding uncharacterized protein LOC105761749 — protein sequence MAEASVFNLADSIIGKSSSLTFPETEPWLNLRDYVDDLRSIVSAIKAKLLDAGERSGTSNFTAWLKKLKDALCDASFLLEELSMAFLLEELLIGCLFSLFLAKMCAQIQAVNKRLTSLESELKILFMAGTRHQWHFEIIFMAGTRQQGHFFVHKDEEQSVKDYSFQGRLKVQKDLENMPVDSISPLSQAACSLWRDMVKKRVETSPFEKMHYDTAEFGRLCRKRNWLSFMSNESKKSNRKFVSDDLLRQERKRTKKQWQLPYPEESLTSQPQRKSKRKECALKFFIKGGSAQEIDRTKRKTNKIGELIYRERKLESMEMRRKKTIKVQWLQSDPLAIKQEIQEIDRKYKDAVLAEDEAKWRLLLVGEKIEELDRQRSEFYFAPRWSEKVTATDYRPIMLTGEEVLSKLRDLENQLHDEDNNKVEYKDFLGLEQALKKTAWGKTPDYLQTIAIRIEKARGKATDVFHIPAQVPVCAAIKEMEDFPVEDLDWDTLKKWGATLNYAKKYGFQVGFADNLLKKNLLAYLVIQNLPKSTAKN from the exons ATGGCGGAAGCATCTGTCTTCAACTTGGCCGATTCGATCATAGGCAAATCCAGCTCCCTTACTTTCCCTGAAACTGAACCGTGGTTGAATCTCAGAGATTACGTCGACGACCTTAGAAGCATCGTCTCTGCAATCAAAGCTAAGCTTCTTGACGCCGGAGAGCGATCTGGGACCAGCAATTTCACAGCTTGGCTTAAAAAGCTGAAAGATGCACTTTGCGATGCCAGTTTCTTGCTCGAGGAGTTATCTATGGCTTTCTTGCTCGAGGAGTTATTAATCGGTTGCCTATTCAGTCTTTTTTTGGCCAAAATGTGCGCTCAAATTCAGGCCGTTAATAAGAGGTTAACTTCTCTTGAAAGTGAGTTAAAAATCCTTTTCATGGCTGGAACGAGGCATCAATGGCACTTCGAAATCATTTTCATGGCTGGAACGAGGCAACAAGGGCACTTTTTTGTGCATAAAGATGAAGAGCAATCCGTGAAGGACTATTCTTTCCAAGGACGGCTTAAAGTGCAGAAAGATTTAGAAAACATGCCCGTTGATTCAATTAGCCCACTTTCGCAAGCAGCTTGTTCGCTTTGGAGAGATATGGTGAAAAAG AGAGTTGAAACCT CTCCGTTCGAGAAGATGCATTATGACACAGCAGAATTCGGGCGTCTTTGTCGTAAACGGAACTGGTTGAGCTTTATGTCGAATGAAAGCAAGAAAAGCAATCGGAAATTTGTTTCCGATGACTTATTGagacaagaaagaaaaagaacaaagaaacagTGGCAGCTCCCGTACCCGGAAGAATCATTAACTTCCCAGCCACAAcgaaaatcaaaaagaaaagaatgcgctttaaaattttttatcaaggGGGGATCTGCTCAAGAAATAGATCGAACCAAAAGAAAGACAAATAAG ATTGGCGAGCTAATATATCGGGAAAGGAAGTTGGAAAGCATGGAGATGAGGAGGAAGAAAACGATCAAAGTGCAATGGCTGCAATCTGATCCCCTAGCGATTAAGCAAGAGATCCAAGAAATTGACCGCAAGTACAAGGATGCTGTATTAGCAGAAGACGAGGCGAAGTGGCGACTGCTTCTAGTCggagagaagattgaagaactTGATCGACAACGATCAGAG ttttattttgcaCCTCGATGGTCGGAAAAAGTTACTGCAACCGATTATCGTCCAATTATGCTAACTGGTGAAGAAGTACTATCTAAATTGCGTGATTTGGAAAACCAACTTCACGACGAGGACAACAACAAAGTGGAATACAAAGATTTCCTAGGCTTGGAACAGGCCTTAAAGAAAACTGCTTGGGGGAAAACTCCAGACTACCTACAAACTATTGCGATCCGAATTGAAAAAGCTCGAGGAAAAGCTACTGATGTTTTTCATATCCCCGCTCAAGTTCCAGTCTGCGCTGCGATCAAAGAGATGGAAGATTTTCCGGTTGAGGATTTGGACTGGGATACGTTGAAAAAGTGGGGCGCTACGCTTAATTACGCTAAGAAATATGGTTTTCAAGTGGGATTTGCTGATAATCTGTTGAAGAAGAATTTGCTTGCCTATTTGGTTATTCAAAATCTGCCCAAATCGACCGCAAAAAATTAG